ATTAACGACGGTACTGTGCCCGACAGTAACCAAGTGCCTATTAATGCCCCTACCATAAGTAGAATTAATACGGCGCCAAGAGAAATGGTGATGCCTTTAATCATCGCCTCTTCTAGTTCGGCCCATTTAAAACCATTTTTAAGACCAATGATTACTGCTATTGCGGCTGAAAATAGTAACGCTATTTGGTTTGGGCCATACGACGAATCGTCGCTGTATAGATAAACGGATGTGCCAAGCAGTAGCACTAAAACGCTAATTGGAATTAACGCGTCTAAAAAGGTCGCTTGTTTTACTTGCTTCACAAAGATACCTCAAATTGTTGTCATTATTTATCAACTGACTTCTGAATAAGCACGAAGCGTTGAATTTTATTATTTTTAGTTTTACATAAAAAAGCGCCGACTTTGTGAAAATCGGCGCTTACTACATTAGTTATAAATTAATGTTTTGCGTAACGGCCATACTTAATAAAATCTGATGTTATATGAACCGCTTCTTCAAGTCCCGGGTCGATTTCATCAAGTACGTCTGGTGCATCGTCAAGTGATGCAATTGGATCAAGCCCTAGACGTTTTAACCTTTCATTCGCTCGAGCGAGTGATTTTTGCTTGTCTTCTTCACGTTGTTTCTCACGTTTCGCCTTAACAAGCGTCACTGATGCACGGTCTTTCTCTTTTTGATACAAGGCAATGTCATCATTGAGATAGATAAACTCAGGCTCGCCTGCAATACGCTCTTTATGCTTATCAGTCAAAAACGTAATCGCTGGCGTTAAATCGTCAAGTTTTGAATAATTCGCTTTACGAATGTGATCCCAAGGTAATGCATTGTCTTCTTGGCTTTCACCCCACTCAGCGGGATCAATTGGCGATGGGTATGTGATATCTGGGATCACGCCTTTATGCTGCGTACTGCCACCATTAATACGGTAGAACTTAGCAATTGTGTACTGTACGCTGCCAAGCGGATTTTCAAATAAATCAAATGCTTTTGTTAAGCTACGATGCTGTTGCACTGTACCTTTACCAAAGGTTTGCTCACCAATAATAACTGCGCGACCATAGTCTTGCATTGCCGCAGCAAAAATTTCTGACGCTGATGCGCTGTAACGGTCAACTAATACTGTTAACGGGCCGTCGTAATAGGTAACGCCGTCGCGATCTTTTTGTTTTTCAACTTTGCCGTTAATGTTGTGTATTTGAACAACTGGGCCTTTGTCGAAGAACAAACCAGATAATTGTGTCGCTTCGTATAACGAACCACCGCCATTACCACGTAGGTCGATAACAATACCGTCTACGTTTTGTTCTTGTAATTTAGCTAGCTCTTTTTTAACGTCTTTAGACAAGTTGTTATAAAAACCTGGGATCTCAATGACACCAATTTTTGTATCAAGTTCTGAGTAAACTGGTTCAAATACACTTGATTTAGCTGCTTTATCTTCAAGGCGAATTTTATCAC
This region of Pseudoalteromonas spongiae UST010723-006 genomic DNA includes:
- the prc gene encoding carboxy terminal-processing peptidase, producing the protein MSEKFRLIPLAAALFSANLFASADNISIENLPELKQEIQHIAATKRITNLFTRSHYKLIRLDDDLSSQIYDRFIESIDSNKSLFMQSDLAKFEHFKYEIDNALIKGDMSFAFEIFNLNMRRRFERFEYSLSLLDKEMKFDVEDNYFFDREDAKIPTTMAELHEIWRQRVKYDALRLKLTGKEWPEIQEILKKRYRYTLKRISQTNSEDAYQIAMNSFARSIEAHTSYLSPRRAEQFKQDMQLELEGIGAVLGVDEDYTVIRSLVPGGPASKTEKLKSDDRIIAVAQGQESFVDVIGWRLDDVVDLIKGPKGTKVRLQYLKGSDSHGTPHEVEIIRDKIRLEDKAAKSSVFEPVYSELDTKIGVIEIPGFYNNLSKDVKKELAKLQEQNVDGIVIDLRGNGGGSLYEATQLSGLFFDKGPVVQIHNINGKVEKQKDRDGVTYYDGPLTVLVDRYSASASEIFAAAMQDYGRAVIIGEQTFGKGTVQQHRSLTKAFDLFENPLGSVQYTIAKFYRINGGSTQHKGVIPDITYPSPIDPAEWGESQEDNALPWDHIRKANYSKLDDLTPAITFLTDKHKERIAGEPEFIYLNDDIALYQKEKDRASVTLVKAKREKQREEDKQKSLARANERLKRLGLDPIASLDDAPDVLDEIDPGLEEAVHITSDFIKYGRYAKH